A single genomic interval of Vogesella indigofera harbors:
- the nuoI gene encoding NADH-quinone oxidoreductase subunit NuoI, with protein sequence MRNFFKTFLLVELVQGLMVTGRHFFARKITVQFPEEKTPISPRFRGLHAQRRYANGEERCIACKLCEAVCPALAITIESEQRDDGTRRTSRYDIDLTKCIFCGFCEEACPVDAIVETHIFEYHGEKRGDLYYTKPMLLAVGDKYEAEIAANKAADAKYR encoded by the coding sequence ATCCGAAATTTTTTCAAAACCTTCCTGCTGGTAGAACTGGTGCAGGGCCTGATGGTGACCGGTCGTCACTTCTTCGCCCGCAAGATCACCGTCCAGTTCCCGGAAGAGAAGACCCCGATCTCGCCGCGCTTCCGCGGCCTGCACGCGCAGCGCCGTTACGCCAACGGCGAAGAGCGCTGCATCGCCTGTAAGCTGTGCGAGGCGGTGTGCCCGGCGCTGGCCATCACCATCGAGTCAGAGCAGCGTGACGACGGTACTCGTCGTACCAGCCGCTACGACATCGATCTGACCAAGTGCATTTTCTGCGGTTTCTGTGAAGAAGCCTGCCCGGTCGACGCCATTGTGGAAACGCACATTTTTGAATACCACGGCGAAAAACGTGGCGACCTCTACTACACCAAGCCGATGCTGCTGGCGGTGGGTGACAAGTACGAGGCTGAAATTGCGGCCAACAAGGCTGCTGATGCCAAGTATCGCTAA
- the nuoH gene encoding NADH-quinone oxidoreductase subunit NuoH, which translates to MELLQNLLGTEAGLAVWTLLKILAIVAPLMIGVAYLTLAERKVIGYMQIRIGPNRVGPKGLLQPLADGVKLLMKEIILPTKSSKGLFLVAPVLSIMPALAAWAVIPFTDTMVLANIDASLLFIMAITSMGVYGVIVAGWAGNSKYSFLGALRSSAQIVSYEISMGFALVGVLMVSGSLNLVDIVNQQGHGIGGGSALSWNWLPLFPLFLVYLISGVAETNRAPFDVAEGESEIVAGFHVEYSGMAFAVFFLAEYANMILVSALTAIMFMGGWLSPFPASWGALGASGVIWLLVKISLVLFLFLWFRATFPRYRYDQIMRLGWKIFIPVSLVWVLVVGAWMMSPLSLWN; encoded by the coding sequence ATGGAATTGCTGCAAAACTTGCTGGGGACCGAGGCCGGTCTGGCAGTGTGGACACTGCTGAAGATTCTGGCCATCGTTGCCCCGCTGATGATCGGTGTGGCCTACCTGACGCTGGCAGAGCGCAAGGTGATCGGCTACATGCAGATCCGTATCGGCCCTAACCGTGTCGGCCCGAAAGGGCTGTTGCAGCCACTGGCTGACGGCGTGAAGCTGCTGATGAAAGAGATCATCCTGCCGACCAAGTCGAGCAAGGGTCTGTTTCTGGTGGCGCCGGTGCTGTCCATCATGCCGGCACTGGCTGCCTGGGCGGTAATCCCGTTCACCGACACCATGGTGCTGGCCAATATCGACGCATCGCTGCTGTTCATCATGGCGATCACCTCGATGGGCGTGTACGGCGTGATCGTGGCCGGCTGGGCGGGTAACTCCAAGTACTCCTTCCTGGGCGCACTGCGTTCCTCGGCCCAGATCGTGTCCTACGAGATCTCAATGGGCTTCGCGCTGGTCGGCGTACTGATGGTGTCCGGCAGCCTGAACCTGGTCGACATCGTCAACCAGCAGGGCCACGGTATCGGTGGCGGCTCGGCACTGTCGTGGAACTGGCTGCCGCTGTTCCCGCTGTTCCTCGTGTACCTGATTTCCGGCGTTGCCGAAACCAACCGTGCCCCGTTCGACGTGGCGGAAGGTGAATCGGAAATCGTTGCCGGTTTCCACGTGGAATACTCGGGTATGGCCTTCGCCGTGTTCTTCCTGGCGGAATACGCCAACATGATCCTGGTGTCGGCACTGACCGCCATCATGTTCATGGGCGGCTGGCTGTCGCCGTTCCCGGCTTCCTGGGGCGCGCTGGGCGCATCCGGCGTGATCTGGCTGCTGGTCAAGATTTCCCTGGTGCTGTTCCTGTTCCTGTGGTTCCGTGCCACCTTCCCGCGCTATCGCTACGACCAGATCATGCGTCTGGGCTGGAAAATCTTCATCCCGGTATCGCTGGTTTGGGTGCTGGTTGTCGGCGCCTGGATGATGAGCCCACTGTCGCTGTGGAACTGA